In Arachis hypogaea cultivar Tifrunner chromosome 17, arahy.Tifrunner.gnm2.J5K5, whole genome shotgun sequence, a single window of DNA contains:
- the LOC112766917 gene encoding pleckstrin homology domain-containing protein 1, with the protein MANLWRAAVGLATNPATADHDAIEFWSNPERTGWLTKQGEYIKTWRRRWFVLKQGELFWFKDSTVTRASKPRGVIPVASYLTVKGAEDAINKPCAFELSSRYETMYFIADSEKEKEDWINSIGRSIVQHSRSVTDNEIVDYDKR; encoded by the coding sequence ATGGCCAACCTGTGGCGCGCCGCGGTTGGCCTCGCAACCAATCCGGCAACCGCGGACCACGACGCCATCGAGTTCTGGTCGAACCCTGAGCGAACCGGCTGGCTAACAAAGCAGGGAGAGTACATCAAAACGTGGCGCCGTCGCTGGTTCGTCCTCAAGCAAGGGGAGCTTTTCTGGTTCAAAGACTCAACCGTCACGCGCGCGTCAAAGCCACGCGGCGTCATTCCCGTCGCGTCTTACCTTACCGTTAAGGGCGCAGAGGACGCGATCAACAAGCCTTGCGCGTTCGAGCTATCCTCGCGCTACGAGACGATGTACTTCATCGCCGAttcggagaaggagaaggaggattGGATCAACTCTATTGGTCGCTCCATTGTTCAGCATTCTAGATCCGTCACTGACAATGAGATCGTCGATTACGACAAGCGATGA
- the LOC140180873 gene encoding probable LRR receptor-like serine/threonine-protein kinase At3g47570, with protein sequence MSNGSLETLLHNTIEDSDSTNPSLNLMQRVNIALDLAFALDYLHNDSGEAIIHCDIKPSNVLLDDDIVAHLEDFGLARLVQGDRSYSTSNHGSSSTIKGTIRYVPPEYGAGGPVSPQGDIYRYGILLLEILTGKKPTDDMFGEDLSLHKFCKKAIPERITEIVDSRLLIPFGEGERKITQKQSIKECIVSFARIGVACSQEFPTRRMNIKDVVMELHAIKRKLLP encoded by the exons ATGTCTAATGGGAGCCTAGAAACTTTGTTGCACAACACTATTGAAGATAGCGACTCCACAAATCCGAGTCTGAACCTTATGCAAAGGGTAAATATTGCTCTTGATTTAGCTTTTGCATTGGATTATCTTCACAATGATTCAGGGGAAGCCATAATTCATTGTGATATTAAGCCTAGCAATGTGCTTCTTGATGATGATATTGTTGCCCACTTAGAAGACTTTGGTCTAGCAAGACTTGTTCAAGGGGACAGAAGCTATTCTACCAGTAATCATGGAAGTTCCTCTACAATTAAGGGAACCATCAGATATGTTCCACCAG AGTATGGAGCAGGTGGACCAGTATCACCACAAGGAGACATCTATAGATATGGAATTCTTCTTTTGGAAATACTAACCGGAAAGAAACCAACAGATGACATGTTTGGTGAAGATCTAAGCCTACACAAGTTTTGTAAAAAGGCAATTCCAGAAAGAATCACTGAGATTGTTGATTCAAGATTGTTAATTCCGTTTGGTGAAGGAGAAAGAAAGATCACGCAAAAGCAAAGTATCAAGGAGTGTATAGTGTCCTTTGCCAGGATTGGAGTTGCATGTTCTCAAGAGTTTCCCACTCGACGGATGAACATTAAAGATGTCGTAATGGAGCTGCATGCAATTAAACGCAAACTGCTTCCATAA
- the LOC112766919 gene encoding uncharacterized protein — protein sequence MLILSPSHYNKIMVSLIMFLLSMASQTLAVNVALSTETDKIALLVLKDKLTNGDPHALSSWNESLHFCAWEGITCSRRHMRVSALQLQNQYWGGTIAPSLGNLTFLRVINLTNINLHGEIPREVGHLKRLQFLGLSNNNLHGEIPIEMINCSSLEVIIMWQNNLTGKVPSWLGSMMQLTHLGLAVNNFVGSIPPSLGNLSSLEALSLGVNHLEGRITPALGRLSNLKFLSLSSNNFSGQVTPSLYNLSNIQVLDFARNHLMGTLLSNIPLAFPNLKMFTCGGNRFIGTFPSSISNLSELQLFDISVNNFHGPISPTLGSLHKLQIFNVGHNRFGNGRDHDLDFLFSLTNCTQLQNLDFYENYLGGVLPDIIGNLSTNLVLLDMALNQISGRIPEGIGKLVNLATLDMEENFLGGTIPDSMGKLKNLGELWLSENKFYGNIPLVIGNLTMLSDVDLSSNEFEGLIPFTLGYCTNMQKFSASENNLSGNIPNQTFGNQQGLIQLLLYSNSFTGPIPSDLGNLNHLSILDLQDNKLIGEIPTRLSACTALTELVLERNSFHGSIPSFLGSLLSLEILDLSNNNFSSTIPHELVNLTFLSMLNVSFNHLYGEVPVGGVFNNVTAISLVGNKDLCGGIPQLNLPACPMLPSQKRSLKKRVILFIAFGGVLISFVAFISIYLFKKKAKNLYTTSLALQYGYVKVSYRELHQATNGFSSSNLVGTGSFGSVYRGILVHFERPVAVKVLNLQTRGASKSFMAECKALGKIKHRNLVSILTCCSSVDYKGNDFKAIVFEFMPNGSLETLLHNAIEDSESTNMSLNLMQRVNIALDIAFALDYLHNGSGEAVVHCDVKPSNVLLDNEVVAHLGDFGLARLIHGDACRSSSNHASSSAIKGTIGYIPPEYGAGSPVSVEGDMYSYGILLLEMITGKKPTDSMFGEGLSLHNFCNMATLDGITEIVDSRLLIPIDHQEGRVTQQQNMEDTIQECLVSFASIGVACSQEFPNQRMSIKDVITELLAIKQKLSC from the exons ATGCTCATATTGTCACCGTCACACTACAACAAAATAATGGTGTCTCTCATCATGTTTCTCCTATCTATGGCTTCACAAACCTTGGCTGTGAATGTGGCCTTGAGTACCGAGACTGATAAGATTGCTTTGCTTGTTTTGAAGGACAAGCTTACCAATGGCGATCCTCATGCTCTGTCATCATGGAATGAGTCTCTCCATTTCTGTGCATGGGAGGGCATTACATGCAGTCGCCGTCACATGAGAGTCTCAGCCTTGCAACTTCAAAATCAATATTGGGGAGGTACTATTGCGCCATCTTTGGGAAATCTGACGTTCCTAAGGGTGATCAATCTTACTAACATCAACTTGCATGGTGAGATTCCAAGAGAAGTTGGTCATTTGAAGAGACTGCAGTTTCTTGGCTTGAGCAACAATAATCTTCATGGAGAGATTCCTATAGAGATGATAAATTGTTCAAGCCTTGAGGTAATTATAATGTGGCAAAATAATCTAACTGGGAAAGTTCCTTCATGGTTGGGTTCTATGATGCAACTCACTCATCTGGGGCTTGCAGTCAACAATTTTGTTGGTAGTATCCCGCCTTCTTTGGGAAATCTTTCATCCCTTGAGGCGTTGTCACTTGGAGTTAATCATTTGGAAGGAAGAATAACTCCAGCTTTGGGTAGGTTgtcaaatttgaaatttttgagttTAAGTTCAAATAATTTTTCTGGCCAAGTTACTCCTTCACTTTATAACCTTTCAAATATTCAAGTTCTTGATTTCGCTCGCAACCACTTAATGGGTACTCTTCTCTCAAATATACCTCTGGCCTTTCCCAATCTTAAGATGTTTACGTGTGGAGGGAACCGATTCATCGGTACTTTTCCATCTTCAATATCCAACCTTTCTGAGTTGCAACTATTTGATATCTCAGTAAATAATTTTCATGGACCAATTTCTCCTACCCTAGGGAGTTTACACAAACTCCAGATATTTAACGTTGGTCATAATAGATTCGGAAATGGAAGAGATCacgatttggattttcttttctCATTGACTAATTGTACTCAATTGCAGAACCTAGACTTTTATGAAAATTATTTAGGGGGAGTATTGCCAGATATCATAGGCAACTTATCAACCAATCTTGTTTTGCTTGATATGGCGTTGAATCAAATATCTGGAAGGATACCAGAAGGAATTGGAAAACTAGTCAACCTAGCAACACTTGATATGGAGGAAAATTTCCTTGGGGGAACAATTCCAGATTCAATGGGAAAGCTAAAAAATCTGGGAGAGTTGTGGTTGAGTGAAAATAAGTTCTATGGCAACATCCCTCTTGTCATTGGTAACCTTACTATGTTGTCTGACGTTGATCTGAGCTCAAATGAATTTGAAGGACTCATTCCTTTTACACTTGGATACTGCACCAACATGCAAAAATtttctgcatctgaaaacaacttAAGTGGTAACATACCCAATCAAACATTTGGCAACCAGCAAGGCTTAATACAGTTGTTACTATACTCCAACTCTTTTACCGGCCCCATTCCTTCTGATCTTGGAAACTTGAACCATCTTTCCATCTTGGATTTACAAGATAACAAGCTCATTGGTGAGATTCCCACGAGACTTAGTGCTTGCACTGCTTTAACAGAGCTCGTACTAGAAAGAAACTCATTCCATGGAAGTATACCTTCATTCTTGGGATCTCTACTATCCCTTGAAATCTTAGACCTTTCTAATAACAACTTCTCAAGCACAATCCCTCATGAACTTGTGAATCTCACGTTTCTGAGTATGTTGAACGTATCTTTCAACCATCTCTATGGTGAAGTCCCGGTAGGAGGAGTATTTAATAATGTCACAGCAATATCACTCGTTGGAAACAAAGATCTTTGCGGTGGGATACCTCAATTGAATCTTCCTGCATGCCCTATGTTGCCCTCACAGAAGAGATCTCTCAAAAAGAGAGTCATCCTCTTCATTGCATTTGGAGGGGTTCTAATCTCTTTTGTAGCTTTTATTAGTATATATCTCTTCAAGAAAAAGGCAAAAAATTTATATACTACTTCTCTAGCTTTGCAATATGGCTATGTGAAGGTTTCTTATAGAGAGCTACATCAAGCAACAAATGGATTTTCTTCATCCAATTTAGTTGGCACAGGAAGCTTTGGCTCTGTGTATAGAGGAATCCTTGTCCATTTTGAGAGGCCTGTTGCTGTGAAGGTGTTGAATCTTCAAACACGGGGGGCATCAAAGAGTTTCATGGCCGAATGCAAAGCTTTAGGAAAAATCAAGCACAGAAACCTTGTCAGCATACTGACTTGTTGTTCAAGTGTTGATTACAAAGGGAATGATTTCAAGGCCATAGTGTTTGAGTTCATGCCTAATGGGAGTCTAGAAACCTTGTTGCACAACGCTATTGAAGATAGCGAATCCACAAATATGAGTCTCAACCTTATGCAGAGAGTAAATATTGCTCTTGACATAGCTTTTGCATTGGATTATCTTCACAATGGTTCTGGGGAAGCTGTGGTTCACTGCGATGTTAAGCCAAGCAATGTTCTACTTGATAATGAAGTTGTTGCCCACTTGGGAGACTTTGGATTAGCTAGACTCATTCATGGTGACGCATGCCGTTCTAGCAGTAATCACGCTAGCTCCTCTGCAATTAAGGGAACCATTGGATATATTCCGCCAG AGTATGGAGCAGGATCTCCAGTGTCAGTAGAAGGAGACATGTATAGTTATGGAATTCTTCTTTTGGAGATGATCACCGGAAAGAAGCCAACTGATAGCATGTTTGGTGAAGGTCTAAGCCTACACAATTTCTGTAACATGGCAACTCTAGATGGAATCACTGAGATTGTTGATTCAAGATTGCTCATTCCAATTGATCATCAAGAAGGAAGGGTTACACAACAGCAAAATATGGAAGACACCATTCAAGAATGTCTTGTGTCCTTTGCTAGTATTGGAGTTGCATGTTCTCAAGAGTTTCCTAATCAGCGAATGAGCATAAAAGATGTCATAACTGAATTGCTTGCAATCAAGCAAAAGCTATCATGCTAA
- the LOC112762784 gene encoding protein FAR1-RELATED SEQUENCE 5-like translates to MDIEGEATYFESDEGGQNMNETLENVSCTCACCGSSRYCGVLTIEDIRNHSWMTADAAYECYVSYAKSVGFGVRKGDAARGKDGNYTRRRFFCNKAGYREEKYYNNSNRKREHKAETRTGCEAKLSIYLDESSSVWRVRKLVEEHNHELIPQCLVHLIPNHRRLTDANKAQTDTMIMHGLPTSQIMGYLVGQAGGYHRVGFSKKDLDNYIERSRRARIIGGDSNATIGYLSGKADLDPMAMARYSSTPEDRLGNLFWADGMSKADYQLFGDVLAFDTTYRKNKYKKPLVIFSGSNHHRQTCIFGFAVLEDESGPTYTWLLKNFLDVMLGKSPTVVVTDGDEGMKEGIANAFPNATHRLCGWHLQKNATSNIKDPTFCAEFKKCMYGKWHPDEFELRWAKMVDTFGLQNNEWVNIQYARKKNWASSYLMDKFCAEFRTTSRCEGINNYVKTFINSCHCLLDLVTNLEGRIWD, encoded by the coding sequence ATGGATATCGAAGGAGAAGCAACTTACTTTGAAAGTGACGAGGGAGGCCAAAACATGAATGAGACACTGGAGAATGTGAGTTGCACATGTGCATGTTGTGGAAGCAGTAGATATTGTGGTGTTCTAACAATAGAGGACATAAGGAACCACTCATGGATGACAGCTGATGCAGCATATGAGTGCTATGTTAGTTATGCTAAAAGTGTTGGGTTTGGAGTCCGTAAGGGAGATGCTGCTCGTGGCAAAGATGGGAATTATACAAGGCGACGGTTCTTTTGCAACAAGGCAGGATACAGAGAGGAGAAATACTACAACAATTCGAATAGGAAGAGGGAGCACAAGGCAGAGACTCGAACTGGTTGTGAGGCAAAGCTGTCCATTTACCTTGATGAAAGTTCTTCAGTTTGGAGGGTTAGGAAACTAGTCGAGGAGCATAATCATGAGTTAATACCACAATGCCTTGTCCACCTAATTCCAAATCATCGTCGTTTGACCGATGCAAACAAAGCTCAGACTGACACAATGATCATGCATGGACTCCCTACTTCTCAAATTATGGGATATCTAGTTGGACAAGCAGGTGGGTATCATAGAGTTGGCTTTTCAAAGAAAGATTTGGATAATTATATAGAAAGAAGTAGACGGGCAAGGATTATTGGTGGCGATTCAAATGCTACCATAGGATACTTGAGTGGCAAGGCTGATCTAGACCCGATGGCGATGGCACGCTATAGTTCTACCCCTGAAGATAGATTGGGCAACTTATTTTGGGCAGATGGAATGTCCAAGGCTGATTACCAGTTGTTTGGCGACGTCCTAGCATTTGATACCACGTACCGAAAGAACAAGTATAAAAAGCCACTGGTGATATTTTCTGGTAGTAATCACCATAGGCAAACTTGCATTTTTGGTTTCGCTGTGTTAGAGGATGAATCAGGACCGACTTACACATGGTTGTTGAAGAACTTTCTGGATGTTATGCTGGGTAAATCTCCTACTGTTGTGGTAACGGATGGAGATGAAGGCATGAAAGAGGGTATTGCAAATGCATTCCCTAATGCAACCCATAGATTATGCGGTTGGCACCTTCAAAAAAATGCAACGTCTAACATCAAAGATCCAACATTTTGTGCAGAATTTAAAAAGTGCATGTATGGCAAGTGGCATCCCGATGAGTTCGAGCTCCGTTGGGCTAAGATGGTAGATACTTTTGGTCTGCAAAATAATGAATGGGTTAACATTCAATATGCTAGGAAGAAAAACTGGGCTAGCTCTTACTTGATGGACAAATTTTGTGCTGAGTTTAGGACTACCTCACGATGTGAGGGCATCAACAATTATGTGAAAACTTTCATTAACTCTTGTCATTGTCTGTTGGACTTGGTGACTAATCTTGAAGGGAGGATTTGGGATTAG
- the LOC112765697 gene encoding uncharacterized protein produces the protein MLILSPSHYNEIMMVSLIMFLLSVASQTLTVNAALSSETDKIALLALKDKLTNGDPHALPSWNESLHFCAWEGITCSRRHMRVSALQLQNQDWGGTLAPSLGNLTFLRLINLTNINLHGEIPREVGYLKRLQILDLGHNNLHGHIPMQMINCSSLQVFLLRFNNLTGKIPSWFGSMMQLTQLALAVNNFVGSIPPSLGNLSSLEKLSLSYNHLEGSITPTLGRLSTLKFLGLGVNNFSGQVPPSLYNLSNIQLLEFVDNQLVGTLLSNLPMAFPNLELLICGGNRFTGTFPSSISNLSELQQFDISENDFHGPISPTIGSLRKLQIFNVGQNRFGNGRAHDLDFLFSLANCTQLQRLAFYDNNLGGVLPDIIGNLSTNLVLLDMGLNQISGRISEEIGKLINLRTLGMDENSFEGTIPDSMGKLKNLGALWLRGNKFYGNIPLVIGNLTMLSQVYLDSNKFEGFIPFTLGNCTKMEKFYAHENNLRGDIPNQTFGYQQGLVELSLYSNSFTGHIPSELGNLIHLSLLYLQENMLIGEIPMELSACSALTVLVLERNSFHGSVPSFLGSLLSLEVLDLSSNNFSSTIPHELVNLTLLKTLNLSFNHLYGEVPVGGVFYNVTAISLVGNKNLCGGIPQLNLSACPMLPSQKKHKRSLKKRVILFIAFGGILISCVAFISIYLVKKKAKKLATTSLALQYGYVKVSYGELHQATNGFSSSNLVGTGRFGTVYRGILVHFERPVAVKVLKLQTHGASKSFMAECKALGKIKHRNLVNILTCCSSVDYKGDDFKAIVFEFMSNGSLESLLHNTIEDSESTNLSLNLMQRVNIALDVAFALDYLHNDLEEAVVHCDIKPSNVVLDDEVVAHLADFGLARLVHGVAGRSSSDNQATSSAIKGTIGYIPPEYGAGSPVSPEGDMYSYGILLLEMITGKKPTDSMFGEGLSLPNFCNMVTLDGIAEIVDSRLLIPIDQQERRRVTQQQNMEDIIQECLVSFASIGVACSQEFPNQRMSIKDVITELHAIKQKLSC, from the exons ATGCTCATATTGTCACCGTCACACTACAACGAAATAATGATGGTGTCTCTCATCATGTTTCTCCTATCTGTCGCTTCACAAACCTTGACTGTGAATGCGGCCTTGAGTTCAGAGACCGATAAAATTGCTTTGCTTGCTTTGAAGGACAAGCTTACCAATGGCGATCCGCATGCTTTGCCATCATGGAATGAGTCTCTCCATTTCTGCGCATGGGAGGGTATTACATGCAGTCGTCGCCACATGAGAGTCTCAGCCTTACAACTTCAAAATCAAGACTGGGGTGGTACTCTTGCGCCATCCTTGGGAAATCTGACGTTCCTAAGGCTGATCAATCTTACCAACATCAACTTGCATGGTGAGATTCCAAGAGAAGTTGGTTATTTAAAGAGGCTGCAGATTCTTGACTTGGGGCACAATAATCTTCATGGTCATATTCCTATGCAGATGATAAATTGTTCAAGCCTTCAAGTATTTCTATTGCGGTTCAATAATCTAACTGGCAAAATTCCTTCATGGTTTGGTTCTATGATGCAACTCACTCAGCTGGCGCTTGCAGTCAACAATTTTGTTGGTAGTATACCACCTTCATTGGGAAATCTCTCATCTCTTGAGAAGTTGTCACTTTCATACAATCATTTGGAAGGAAGCATAACTCCAACTTTGGGTAGGTTGTCAACTTTGAAATTTTTGGGTTTGGGTGTAAATAATTTTTCTGGTCAAGTCCCTCCTTCACTTTACAACCTTTCAAATATTCAACTTCTTGAATTTGTGGACAACCAGTTAGTGGGTACTCTTCTCTCAAATTTACCTATGGCTTTTCCCAATCTTGAGCTACTTATTTGTGGAGGGAACCGATTCACCGGTACTTTTCCATCTTCAATATCCAACCTTTCTGAACTGCAACAATTTGATATCTCAGAAAATGATTTTCATGGACCGATTTCTCCTACCATAGGAAGTTTACGCAAACTCCAGATATTTAATGTTGGACAGAATAGATTCGGGAATGGAAGAGCTCATGATTTGGATTTCCTTTTCTCATTGGCTAATTGTACTCAATTGCAGAGACTAGCCTTTTATGACAATAATTTAGGTGGAGTATTGCCAGATATCATAGGTAACTTATCAACCAATCTCGTTTTGCTTGATATGGGGTTGAATCAAATATCAGGAAGGATATCAGAAGAAATTGGAAAACTAATCAACCTAAGAACACTTGGTATGGATGAAAATTCCTTTGAGGGAACAATTCCAGATTCAATGGGAAAGCTAAAAAATCTGGGAGCGTTGTGGTTGCGTGGAAATAAGTTCTATGGCAACATCCCTCTTGTCATTGGTAACCTTACTATGTTGTCTCAAGTTTATCTCGACTCAaataaatttgaaggattcatTCCTTTTACACTTGGAAACTGCACCAAGATGGAGAAATTTTACGCTCATGAAAATAACTTAAGAGGTGATATACCCAATCAAACATTCGGCTATCAACAAGGTTTAGTAGAGCTGTCCCTATACTCCAACTCGTTTACTGGCCACATTCCTTCTGAGCTTGGTAACTTGATCCATCTTTCCCTCTTGTATTTGCAAGAAAACATGTTGATTGGTGAGATTCCCATGGAACTTAGTGCTTGCTCTGCTTTAACAGTGCTCGTACTAGAAAGAAACTCGTTCCATGGAAGTGTACCTTCATTCTTGGGATCTCTACTATCCCTTGAAGTCTTGGACCTTTCTAGTAACAATTTTTCAAGCACAATCCCGCATGAACTTGTGAATCTCACGTTGCTGAAGACTTTGAACTTATCTTTCAACCATCTCTATGGTGAAGTCCCGGTAGGAGGAGTATTTTATAATGTCACAGCAATATCACTCGTTGGAAATAAAAATCTTTGCGGTGGGATACCTCAATTGAATCTTTCTGCATGCCCTATGTTGCCCTCACAGAAGAAACACAAGAGATCACTTAAAAAGAGAGTCATCCTCTTCATTGCATTTGGAGGAATTCTAATCTCTTGTGTGGCTTTTATAAGTATATATCTTGTCAAGAAAAAGGCAAAAAAGTTAGCCACTACTTCTCTAGCTTTGCAATATGGTTATGTGAAGGTTTCCTATGGAGAGTTACATCAAGCAACCAATGGATTTTCTTCATCCAATTTAGTTGGCACAGGAAGATTTGGGACTGTGTATAGAGGAATCCTCGTCCATTTTGAGAGACCTGTTGCTGTAAAAGTGTTGAAGCTCCAAACACATGGGGCATCGAAGAGTTTCATGGCCGAATGCAAAGCTTTAGGAAAAATCAAGCACAGAAACCTTGTCAACATATTGACTTGTTGTTCAAGTGTTGATTACAAAGGGGATGATTTCAAGGCCATAGTGTTTGAGTTCATGTCTAATGGGAGTTTAGAAAGCTTGTTGCACAACACCATTGAAGATAGTGAGTCCACAAATCTGAGTCTCAACCTGATGCAAAGAGTAAATATTGCTCTTGATGTAGCTTTTGCATTGGATTATCTTCACAATGATTTAGAAGAAGCTGTAGTTCATTGTGATATTAAGCCAAGCAATGTTGTTCTTGATGATGAAGTTGTTGCTCACTTGGCAGACTTTGGATTAGCTAGGCTCGTTCATGGTGTTGCAGGCCGTTCTAGCAGTGATAATCAAGCTACTTCCTCTGCAATTAAGGGAACCATTGGATATATTCCACCAG AGTATGGAGCAGGATCTCCAGTATCACCAGAAGGAGATATGTATAGTTATGGAATTCTTCTTTTGGAGATGATCACTGGAAAGAAGCCAACTGATAGCATGTTTGGTGAAGGTCTAAGCCTACCCAATTTCTGTAACATGGTAACTCTAGATGGAATCGCTGAGATTGTTGATTCAAGATTGCTCATTCCAATTgatcaacaagaaagaagaagggtTACACAGCAGCAAAATATGGAAGACATCATTCAAGAGTGTCTTGTGTCCTTTGCTAGTATTGGAGTTGCATGTTCTCAAGAGTTTCCAAATCAGCGAATGAGCATAAAAGATGTCATAACTGAATTGCATGCAATCAAACAAAAGCTATCATGCTAA